One genomic window of Paraburkholderia acidiphila includes the following:
- a CDS encoding acyl-CoA dehydrogenase family protein gives MQINRNVFRDDHEMLRTTARRFLEKECVPRQAEWDKAGKVDRETWLKAGREGLLCLTLPTEYGGGGGDFGHAAVFNEEVSRAGLSGLGFGVHSDIIAPYIARLGNEEQKQRWLPKVCSGEHILAIGMTEPGTGSDLKAVRTTAVRDGDEYVINGSKTFISNGLNADLIIMVCKTDPAAGSKGVSLIVVEADREGFRRGRKLEKVGQHAQDTAELFFDNVRVPVSNRLGEEGKGFTYLMTELPQERLSIAVNAAAKLEACLEHTLNYVKDRKAFNQTVWDFQNTKFKLADIKAQALAVRLMVDHYLSEHVRRRLTLEEAAVVKLFATEALGKALDEMVQLHGGYGYMLEYPVARAFADSRVMRIYGGTSEVMRDLISRKL, from the coding sequence ATGCAAATCAACCGTAACGTCTTTCGCGACGATCACGAGATGCTGCGCACCACCGCCCGCCGCTTCCTCGAAAAGGAATGCGTGCCGAGGCAAGCTGAATGGGACAAGGCCGGCAAGGTCGACCGCGAGACCTGGCTCAAGGCTGGCCGCGAGGGCCTGCTCTGCCTGACGCTGCCGACCGAATACGGCGGCGGCGGCGGCGACTTCGGCCACGCGGCCGTATTCAACGAGGAAGTCAGCCGGGCCGGGCTGAGCGGCCTCGGATTCGGGGTTCATTCGGACATCATCGCCCCGTACATTGCGCGGCTTGGCAACGAGGAGCAAAAGCAGCGCTGGCTGCCCAAGGTCTGTTCGGGCGAACATATCCTCGCCATCGGCATGACCGAGCCGGGCACGGGCAGCGACCTGAAGGCCGTGCGCACGACCGCCGTGCGCGACGGCGACGAGTACGTGATTAACGGCAGCAAGACCTTCATCAGCAACGGTCTGAACGCAGACCTCATCATCATGGTCTGCAAGACCGATCCGGCAGCCGGCTCCAAAGGCGTGAGCCTGATCGTCGTCGAAGCCGACCGCGAAGGCTTTCGCCGAGGCCGCAAGCTCGAAAAGGTGGGCCAGCACGCGCAGGACACCGCGGAACTCTTCTTCGACAACGTGCGCGTGCCGGTCTCGAACCGTCTTGGCGAGGAAGGCAAAGGCTTTACCTACCTGATGACGGAACTGCCGCAGGAACGCCTCTCGATCGCCGTAAACGCGGCCGCCAAGCTCGAAGCCTGTCTCGAGCACACGCTGAACTACGTGAAGGACCGCAAGGCATTCAATCAGACCGTGTGGGACTTCCAGAACACCAAGTTCAAGCTCGCCGACATCAAAGCCCAGGCGCTCGCGGTGCGGCTCATGGTCGATCACTACCTGTCTGAACACGTTCGACGCCGCCTCACGCTGGAAGAAGCCGCCGTCGTGAAGCTCTTCGCGACCGAAGCGCTCGGCAAGGCGCTCGACGAAATGGTGCAATTGCACGGCGGCTACGG
- a CDS encoding feruloyl-CoA synthase, whose amino-acid sequence MSTLSASIQPAVAVRPLPMPHRQTLVERRSDGSLILRPANPPPAITQKSFVDFVESWALTRGETAVFCERGSDGTWRRLSWRELWQQVQCVGAALLELGLDQAHPLMLLSGNSIEQAVVLLAAEYVGIPTAPVSPAYATLSQDFGRLKAIVDLVPPAALFVQNAASFERALGTLAHLHAPAIAVQGAGAGQLDWATLAQTELNASRRAAVAAAHAAITPDATARVLFTSGSTGTPKGVALTYGNLKAVAAYYADNLAFLLDTEPVFLDWLPWHHGLGGVLNLGRAIQFGATHYIDDGRPVPGLIERTVRNLREVAPTIFTSVPSAWAVLANELERDPVLAANLFSKVLFFGYGGASLPTDIHDRIQRVAEKTVGQRIAFATGLACTETSGMGTMCGWITNTISNIGTPVPGSEVKLVPLESADGRYEIRMRGANVFAGYIKQPELTAAAFDEEGFFRLGDAVHLANPDNPSEGLLFAGRVVEDFKLTNGTWVRTGAMRLALLDRCAPLLADAVICGHDHDYVAALAWPNVAACQRLAPELAGLDAEALTQHPVVVAALSERLRSQRSQGASVHVERILLMAEPPCMDANEIADKGYVNQAVTRSRRAHLVDALFHSEPAARVARAR is encoded by the coding sequence ATGAGTACGCTCTCGGCCAGCATTCAACCGGCGGTTGCCGTCCGGCCGCTACCCATGCCCCACCGTCAAACGCTCGTCGAGCGGCGCAGCGACGGCAGCCTGATCCTGCGCCCGGCGAATCCGCCACCAGCCATTACGCAGAAAAGCTTCGTGGATTTCGTCGAAAGCTGGGCGCTCACGCGCGGCGAGACCGCCGTGTTTTGCGAGCGCGGGAGCGACGGCACGTGGCGGCGCCTGAGCTGGCGCGAGCTTTGGCAGCAGGTGCAGTGTGTCGGCGCCGCGCTGCTCGAGCTGGGCCTCGATCAGGCGCACCCGCTCATGCTGCTCTCTGGCAATTCGATCGAACAGGCCGTCGTGCTGCTCGCCGCCGAATACGTGGGCATTCCCACCGCTCCGGTGTCGCCCGCCTACGCGACGCTGAGCCAGGACTTCGGACGTCTGAAGGCCATCGTGGATCTGGTGCCGCCCGCCGCACTATTCGTGCAGAACGCCGCCTCCTTCGAACGTGCACTCGGCACGCTTGCGCATCTCCACGCGCCGGCCATCGCCGTGCAAGGCGCCGGCGCCGGCCAGCTCGACTGGGCGACGCTCGCGCAGACCGAACTGAACGCATCGCGCCGCGCGGCGGTCGCCGCCGCGCACGCCGCGATCACGCCGGATGCAACGGCACGCGTGCTTTTCACGTCCGGCTCGACCGGAACGCCCAAAGGCGTCGCCCTGACTTACGGCAACCTCAAGGCCGTAGCCGCTTACTACGCCGACAATCTCGCTTTCCTGCTCGACACCGAGCCCGTGTTCCTCGACTGGCTGCCGTGGCACCACGGCCTTGGCGGCGTGCTCAACCTGGGCCGCGCGATCCAGTTCGGCGCGACTCACTACATCGACGATGGCCGTCCCGTGCCCGGCCTCATCGAGCGGACGGTACGCAATCTGCGCGAGGTGGCGCCCACGATTTTCACGAGCGTGCCGTCAGCCTGGGCCGTGCTCGCGAACGAACTCGAACGGGACCCCGTACTCGCCGCGAACCTGTTCTCGAAGGTTCTCTTTTTCGGCTATGGCGGCGCGAGCCTGCCCACCGATATCCATGACCGCATCCAGCGCGTGGCCGAAAAGACCGTCGGCCAGCGCATCGCCTTCGCGACCGGCCTCGCCTGCACGGAAACGAGTGGCATGGGTACGATGTGTGGCTGGATCACCAACACGATCAGCAATATCGGCACACCGGTTCCGGGCTCCGAAGTGAAGCTCGTCCCGCTCGAAAGCGCAGATGGCCGCTACGAGATCCGCATGCGCGGCGCGAACGTGTTCGCCGGTTACATCAAGCAGCCCGAACTCACCGCGGCCGCCTTCGACGAAGAAGGCTTCTTCCGGCTCGGCGACGCCGTGCATCTCGCCAACCCGGACAATCCATCGGAAGGCTTGCTGTTCGCCGGGCGTGTCGTGGAAGACTTCAAGCTCACCAACGGCACATGGGTGCGCACGGGCGCCATGCGGCTCGCGCTGCTCGATCGCTGCGCCCCGCTGCTCGCCGACGCCGTGATCTGCGGACACGATCACGATTACGTCGCCGCGCTCGCCTGGCCGAACGTTGCCGCGTGCCAGCGTCTCGCACCGGAACTCGCTGGCCTCGACGCCGAAGCGCTGACGCAACACCCCGTCGTCGTCGCCGCGCTGAGCGAGCGGCTGCGCAGCCAGCGCTCGCAAGGCGCGAGCGTTCACGTCGAGCGGATCCTGTTGATGGCCGAGCCGCCCTGCATGGACGCGAACGAAATCGCCGACAAGGGCTATGTCAATCAGGCCGTCACACGCTCGCGCCGGGCCCACCTCGTCGACGCGCTCTTTCACTCCGAACCCGCCGCGCGCGTCGCTCGTGCGCGCTGA